GGGGCAAGGACCCGCAACGGGAGCCCGTGCCAATCGCCAGCGATGCCGAACGGCCGCTGTCGGATGCACGGGGGTCCCTCACCGGGCGCTCCAAAGGGGAATAAGAACGCTCTCAAACATGGTTGGTACAGCGCCGAGGCGATCGCTGTTCGGCGTGCTCTTGCCGACCTCAGGCGGCCTGTGAGACTGGCATGAAGATGACTCGAGGCGAAGTCCGCCATTGGCATCTGCCGCGAATGCTCGAAATCTGGGGCCAATCAACAGAGATAGGTCTTGCGACCCTCATGACCGCCACGCTGATTCTGCTGGTGGTCGACTATGCGGCCAATCAGGTCCAGCGCGCGCTGGCCGCGATGGGTCTAGACCGAGATCCGCGATTGGCCTCGCGGCCAGTTGCGGACATCCGTCGGCTTGTGCCTGTTCATTTTGATTCTCGCGCAATGGGGAATGGGATTGATCGCGACCAAGCGGACGTTAAATCGCTCGGGCCACAAGGTA
This genomic interval from Bradyrhizobium sp. CB82 contains the following:
- a CDS encoding HGGxSTG domain-containing protein; this translates as MQCSPRCGARTRNGSPCQSPAMPNGRCRMHGGPSPGAPKGNKNALKHGWYSAEAIAVRRALADLRRPVRLA